TCGCCACCGCGATGCTGGCGGGCGAGCGGATGAACCGGGACCGCACCTCCGGCCTCGTCCTGGGGTTCGCAGGCGTGGTGGCGATCATCGGCCCCTGGCGCGGACTCGGCGAGCACAACGACCTCCTCCCCCAGCTGGCCTGCCTGGGTGCCACCGCTTGCTACGGACTCGCGTTCGCCTACCTGCGCCGCTTCGTCTCCGGCCGCGGGCATTCCGCTCCCGCGCTCGCCTTCGTCCAAGTGCTCATCGGGGCTGTGATCATGGTGATCGCGGCTCCCTGGGTGGCCAGCGAGCCGGTCGACCGGTTGAGCGGGGTGGTCATCATCAGCATGGTCGTCCTCGGCGCCTTCGGCACCGGGATGGCCTACGTGTGGAACAACAACATCGTCGCCGCCTGGGGCGCGGCCAACGCCGCCGCGGTCACCTACCTCTCGCCCGTCGTGGGTGTGTTGCTCGGAGTCGTGCTGATGGGCGAACCCCTCACCTGGAACCAACCGGTCGGCGCAGCGCTCGTCCTGCTCGGGATCATGGCGGCGCACGGACGGCTTGGCGGAATCAGCCATCGGCAGCGCGGAACTCCCGAGGTCAGCGGTGGCAGCCGCGCCGCGCCCGGCCGCCACCGCTGACCGGCAGACCCCGGAGCGGTCAGAACGTGATCGTGATGCGGTACTTCTCGTCGGGCGTCTGGATGTCGGTGGCGTGCAGCTCACCGCGGGCGGTGCGGTAGGCGCCGGTGCCCCCGGTGATGGCCATCAACGCGTCCTCACCGCGAACTCCCAGCGCCTGGGCGGTGAGCTGCCCGTCGGGCAGCCGGAGCGTGAGCGTGCAGTTGGTGGTGATCCGCGCACCGTCGACGTGCGTCACCTGGCACGAGCCGCCGTCGTCGCCGACCGGCCGACCCGCCTGGCGCAACTGGTCGGAGAACACGTACTCGTCACCGAGGCTCACCCCGGGGTCGCCGACATCGGTGCGGGCGAACTGGTCGTTGATCACGTCGAGGTCGAGCACCGTCGTCCGCGCCGGTGGCGGAGCAGCCGCCGACGTCTCCGGGGCCGCGCCCTGCACCGACCACAGCAGCCCGATCGCCACGAGACCACCAGCGACCGCGAAAGCCTTCTTCGCAACCAATGTTCCGCCTTCCTGCCTGGTGCCGTGCGGTTCACGGCGGACCGCGAACGATCGTGAAACCTCGACCGCGCTCGAAGTCAAGCCCGGCCCGACCAGCGGCTCGACGGCACCCGGAGTTGCCGAAAGCCGATCACCTGACGAAACTTGCGCGGGAACTCCACACGATCAGCCGGAAGGTGTCCGATGACCGAAGCTCACGACGACCGCTCGCTGCCGGCGGCAGCCCACTCCGAGGGGACCCTGCCCTCGGGCCAGTACTGGCAGAGCTGGACCGTCGAGCAGCCCGGCGGAGTCGTCGTGCTGGTGCACGGCCTGCACGAGCACAGCGGCCGCTACCGGCACGTCGCGGCGCGGCTCAACGCGGCGGGCTACGCGGTCTACGCGCTGGATCACCCCGGGCACGGCCGGTCGCCGGGCACCCGCGGCAACATCGGTGGCATGGCCGCCGCCGTGACCGGGGTCGGCCTGCTGGCCCGGCTGGCCGCTGACCGGCACAGCGGCGTGCCGGTGTTCGTCTACGGGCACAGCATGGGCGGGCTGATCTCGCTGCAGTACCTCACCGGCACACCGCTGCAGCGGATCCGCGGCGCGGTGATCTCCGCCCCCGCGCTCGACGCCGGGCCGGTGTCCACAGTGGAGCGTATCGTCGCACCGCTGCTGTCGAAGCTGCTGCCCGACCTCGGCGTGCGGACCATCGACGCCGACACCATCAGCCGCGATCCCGCTGTGGTGCGGGACTTCCGCACCGATCCGCTCAACCACAACGGGAAGATGCGCGCACGAACCGCGGTCGAGATCATGCGGACCGCCGAGGCCATGCCGCGGCGCCTGCCGTCGCTGACCATGCCGCTGCTGGTCCTGCACGGCGGTGCCGACCGGCTGATGCCGCCCGCCGCCAGCGAGCTGGTGCGCAACCGCGCCGGATCGGCCGACCTCACGTTCCGGATCCACGAGGGCCTGCACCACGAATCGCACAACGAGCCGGAGCAGGAGCAGGTGCTCGACGAGATCGTCGCCTGGCTCGACGCGCACCGGGCGGGCTGAGGCACCGCGGCGGGAACAAGCCAATCCGGGCGATCTCCGTTGACCCGCGATCACCACCGGGCGAGCATGCTCACGCGTTCCCGGAATGCGCGCTGGCGCGCGAACGGAGAGGTGCCGCATGCGATTCGCGAAGAAGGCGTGGCTGGCGCTGTCCGGCGCCGCGCTGGTCGCCGCCGGGTTGAGCGGTGTGGAGGTCGCGGCAGCGGCTCCGCCGCAGTCCACCGGGTGCGGCGACCTGTACGTCCTGACCGACGGCCGCGGTCGCGGACTCACCGGCCGGACCTGGGACGACGCCGGGACGACGGTGCCCGCCGGCGCCCGGATGGAGAAGTTCCTGTACGACGACGGAATCGTCCCGGGCGTGCACCCGCACAGCCTGGACAACACGCGGCGGGTGGCCGCCCCGGCGCTGGAGCGGAAGGTCGTCGACTTCCACCGCGCCTGCCCGGGTTCCCGGATCACCCTCGTCGGCTACTCCTTCGGCGCGCTCATCTCCGGTGACGCCGCCGAACTGCTGGCCGCGCGGGACGAGGTGCCGGATCACCTGGTCAACGCCGTGCTGATCGCCGATCCGCGGCGCCACGTCACGAACACCACCGTGCAGGGCCCGTCCGGCGGCATCATGTCGGTCGCCCCGGACGGGCCGGGCATGCACACGCCCGGCCCGCGCGAGTTCGGCGACATCGAGGTGGCGAGCATCTGTCGGGAGGACGACGTGGTCTGCCACGCCGCGAATCCCGTCTCCAACGCGGTGGCGTTCAGCGCTCAGCTGCAACGACTTTCCACCGCGCACGGCGCTTACGGTTCCCCGGAGCAGAACTTCTGGGCCAGGCCTGCCGATTTCGCCGGTGTCGGAGACCTGCTGCTGCCGCCCTCCGCGCCGATCGCCTGGGGACCGCCCGCGTTCGCGGCCCCGATGCCCCGGGAGATCCTCAACGACAACGCGGCCTACCAGCGCATGATGGACGGTCTCACGGAATCGGGAGGCGCACTCGCCTGGGCCGAGGTGCTGAACTCCTTCGGCCTGCCCGGCGACGAGATCGTGCACGGCTTCTGGAAGGCCCTGCAAGAAGCGGGCGCCGGGTACTGAGGAATCAGACCGACCATCCGCCCGCAGCGGCCGTGGACCGGGCGAATTCGGCGAAGGTGCGCGGCTCGCGGCCGAGAGCGCGCTGCACGCCGTCGGAGAGGTAGGCGTCGGTGCCGTTGCGCAGCGGTTCGAGGACGTCGGCGAAGCCCACTGCCTCCGGGCCCGGGAGCCCCTGGGCGACCAGTTCCGCGACGAAGTCCTCGACGGACAGCGGCACGTAGCGGATCTCGCGACCGGCAGCGGCGGAGATCGTGGCGACCGCCTCGGCCAACGTCACCGCCTCGGGGCCGGACAGCTCGTAGATCTGGCCGGAGTGGCCCGCCTCGGTCAGCGCCGCGACCACGACCGCCGCGATGTCCTCGGCGTCGACGAAGCTGACCGCTCCGTCGCCACCGGGCAACCGCAGCTCACCGGCGGCGACGGCCTCGGCGAAGAAGCCCTCGCTGAAGTTCTGCGCGAACCAGCCCGGCCGGCTGATCGTCCACTCCAGACCGCTCTCCCGCACGGCGGCCTCGCTGTCGAGCAAGGCGTCCCGGACGCCGTCCGGATCGTTGGCGTAGTCCGGGTCGTCGATACCGCGCCCGGAGGCCAGCACGAGCCGCTGCACGCCGTGCCGCACCGCCCGCTCGACGAACGGGCGGACGAATCGCGTGCCGTCCACCTGCACGAGGTAGGCGGCCCGGACTCCCTCCAGAGCCGAATCCCAGGTCCGGCTGTCGGCCCAGTCGAAGGTGTGCTCGCCGCCGCGGGATGCAGCGCGAACCGGCAGGCCCGCGGCGCGCAGCCGTGCGGCGACTCGGCTGCCGGACTTGCCGGTCGCCCCGGTGACGAGGATCGGGTTTTCAGACATGACTTCAGCCAACCAGCCGGGATCGAGACGTTCCATGGCTGATGAGCTCCACTCGATGTTCGGGCGTCTACGCTGGTGGTGTGGACGCCGTGTCAGAGCTGTTGGCGGAAGTGCGGGCGCGCGGCGCCGTCTTCCGGCAGGCGATCGTCCGGCCGCCGTGGGCGCTGCGGATGTCCAGCGGTGCCTCGCTGACGCTGGCCACGATGCTGCACACTCCCGCGTGGATCGTTCCCGACCAGCGCGAACCGGTGCGCATCGAAGCCGGCGACATCGCCGTGATCCGCGGCGACGTGCCCTACTCGGTGGCCGACGATCCCGCGACCAGCCCGTCGGCGGTGGTGACCGAGGCCGACTACTGCTCGGCGACCGAAGGCATCGAGCACGCGGCAGCCCGGACCTGCGGAACACCTGCCACCGGCTCAGCCGTGCTGCTCAGCGGCGCGTTCGAGCGCCAGGGCGAGCTCAGCGCGCAGCTGCTCCAGGCACTGCCCGCAGTGCTGGTGGTGCCCGCCGAGGAGCGCCCCTTCCCGTCCCCGGAGCAGGTCGCCGAGGAGATCGCCCGGGACCGGCCCGGCCAGCAGCTGGTGCTCGACCGGCTCATGGACCTGTTGCTGGTCTCCGCGCTGCGCAGCTGGTTCGACAACCCGGACGCCGATGCGCCGGCCTGGTGCCGCGCGCTGGACGATCCGGTGGTGGGCACCGCGCTGCGGCTGCTGCACGACGCGCCCGCCCGCCCGTGGACCGTGGCGGAGCTGGCGGCGAAGGCGGGTGTGTCGCGGGCGGCGCTGGCCCGGCGGTTCACCGCCCTGGTCGGCGAACCACCGATGGCCTACCTGACGAACTGGCGGATCGCGCTGGCCGCCGACCTGCTGCGCAAGACCGATCACACGGTGGACGCGATCGCGCGGAAAGTGGGCTACTCCAACGCTTTCGCGCTGAGCGTGGCGTTCAAGCGGCTGCGCGGCACTCGGCCCAGCGACCACCGGAAACGGGAAGCCGAGCAGCGGACCGGATGACGCCGTTCGGGCAGGCACCGTGCACGCAGCACGAACTGGACCGCCGCACCCCGGTCCGGTGCGGCGGCCCGGTTCGCAGACCTCAGCGCGCCGTGTAACCGCCGTCGACCAGCAGGTCGGTCCCGTTGATCATCGTAGAGGAGTCGGAGGCCAGGAAGACCGCGGTGGCCGCGATCTCCTCGGGGAGGGCGAAGCGGCCGGTGGGGATGACCGCCTTCAGCGCATCGCCCTTGGGCCCCTCCCACGCCTTGCGGCCGAGCTCGGTGAGCACCACCGTGGGCGAGATCGAGTTGACCGTGACCCCGCGACCGGCCCACTCCGCGGCCAGCACCTTGGTCAGGCCGATCACGCCGAACTTGGACGCGCAGTAGGCGGCGTGCTGGTCCAGCGCGACGCTCCCGGCCTGCGAGGCGAGATTGATGATCCGCCCCCGGCCCGCCGCGAGCATGTGCTTGCCCACCGCCTGCGAGACCAGGAACGTGCCGGTCAGGTTGACCGCCAACGTCTTGTCCCACGCCTGCTGCCCGAGGTCCTCGGCAGGCGCCAGCAGCGCCACGCCCGCGCTGTTCACCAGGACGTCGACGCGCCCGTAAGCGTCGATCACGGCTCCCACCGCCGCCTCGACCGAGGCCGCGTCGGAGACGTCGCAGGCGAATCCCCGCGCACCGCCGCCGATGCGGTCGGCCTGCGCCCGCGCCGCCTCTTCCTGCAGGTCGAGGATGGCGACCCGGGCGCCCTTCGCGGCGTAGGCAGCCGCGATCGCGCCGCCGATGCCCGACGCCCCTCCCGTGATGACCGCGACCTTGTCCGCGAGCCCGAAGTCCAGGTCCACGTCCGGCGGATCCATCGTCATTGGCGTTCTCCTCACACCGTTGCTCCAGTTGGAGCAGAACCTACCCAACGCCGCTGCGCGGATGAGCCGCTCGGGTGCTTCGTCTGCGGCAGCCGCCGTGCGTCGGCGACGACCCGGCCGGGTGACGGCTGGTGGCCGGTCTCCTCGTGCTGCCTGATCATTGCCTGTCCCGGAGTGCAGCAGGTGAAGGGTGCGAACAGTGGTGAACCTGATCGAGCTCGCAGCGAGCGGTTGGTGCACGAGGGCGATCGCGACCGCGATCCGGCTCGGGATTCCCGATCTGATCGCCGGGCAGGCCAGGAAGCCCGAGGAACTCGCGGAAGCCGTGTCCGCCGATCCGGCGATGCTCCAAGGGCTGCTGCGGATGCTCGTCGCCGGTGGGGTCGTCGTCCGCGACGGCGACGCGTTCGCGCTGAGTGACGACTTCGCCGCACTGCGCGCCGATCATCCGGCGACGGTCCGCAACGTGTTCACGCTGTTCGCCGAGACCTACGACGACGCGTGGGCCGGGCTCGCGCACACCGTGCGCACCGGCGAGTCCGGTTACGAGCGGGTCTTCGGCGTGCCGCTCTACGACCACCTCGACCGCGACGCCGAGGCCGCGCGCACCTTCGACGCCGCGATGGCCGAACTCGCGCGCCCGGTCATCGCCGCGCTCCTGCGGCAGCACGACTTCTCCGGGCTGCGGACGGTCGTGGACGTCGGCGGCGGTTCCGGGTCGCTGCTGCGCGAAGTGCTCACCGCCAGCCCGGGCCTGCGCGGCGTGGTGGCCGACCGGGAGACCGTGTGCCGGCGCGGAACCGAAGCGCTGCGGAGCAGCGGGAACGACGACCTGAACGCCAGGTTGTCCTTCACCCCGTCGGACTTCTTCACCGCACTGCCGACGGGCGGTGACCGCTACCTGCTCAAGAACGTCCTCTTCGACTGGAGCGACCAGGACCGGGTGCGAATCCTGCGCACGATCGCCGACGCCATGACCCGCACCGATCACCGGACGTCGCGGCTGCTGGTCGTGGAACCGCTGGAGGACCACGAGCAGGACTGGTCGGCGCTGACCCGCGCGGTGTTCTGCGGCTCGGACGTCCCCGTGCTCGACGAGCACCGGCTCCGGACAGTGCTCGCCGAGACCGGGTTCGACGTGCTCGCCACCACCCGGCTGGACGGCACCCAGCACACCCTCGTCGAGTGCTGCGTGCGCCTGGACTGACCGGCTGGAGCGCGGCGCGGTGGTGCGCGGGCTGCCCAGCGGTCATGATCTCCGAACCGCACGCCGCTGCTCGGAGCGAGGAGGCAGATGAGCACCACCAACAGCACGCCGACCCCGGTGAAGGGCAGTCCGATGCTGCTCGTCCTGTTCGCGGTGGTGCTGGCGCCGACGTTCCTCATCGGCTACGCGGTCGGTGCCGGCTCGGCCTCCGTCGTGGGCGGGTTCGTCGCCATGTACTCGCTCATCGCCTTCCTCGGCGGACCGCTGCGCGCCGATCTGCGCCTGGCCGCGGCCCTGAGCCCGCTGCTGCTGTTCGCGGCGATCGTGCCGCGGCTGCTCGGCGAGGTCTCCCGGCCCGCCGCGATCGCCGTGATCGTGCTGATCGTGTTCGTCGCGGCGCTGCTGCCGCTGCGCGGACCGCGTTTCGTCACCGTCGGGCTCGGACTGGGCATGGTCACGCTGTTCGCCTACGGCATGGCGCTGATCGGGCCCGCCGGTCCCTGGCAGGTCGTCATCGCCGCGGTGACCGGCGTGGTGACAGCCGTCGTGCTGCGCGTCCTGCTCGGGATCGGTGATCCGTCCAAGGCGACCCGCGAGAAGATCGCCGACGTCCTCGACGCCGAGGTACCCGCGCTGACCACGGCCTTCGACACGTGGCTGGCCGACGGCCGCCGCCGCTGGCTCGGCATCGCGCTCGGCGCCGCGTCCCACTACCGCCTGGCCCTGCACTCGGCCGAGGCGGTCCAGCGCGCCCAGCAGGCGGAAGCCGCGGATGGGGAACTGGCCGCGCTGCGCACCCGCGCCCACGAGCTCGCCGAGCAGCTGCGCGCCAAGAAGCCCGGCCCCGCACCGCAGACCGGGGCCGGCGACACGACGATCGAGTTCGGTTCCGAGGCCTCGGCCGCCCTCGATGCCGTCGAAGGAACCATCACCGAGCGGGACACCTCGCGGGTGGCGCTGGCCGACCGGTTGCGGACATCCGTTCTGCGACCGAGCGTGCGGCTGCGCTCGATCCAGGTCCGGCACGCGGTGCGCACGGCCTTCGGGCTGCTGCTGATCCTGGTGATCACCTCGTACCTGCCCGCAGGCGATCCGCTGGTGGCGACCGCGCTGCTGACCACCTTCGGCATCCTGCAGGCGAGCTGGCGGGAAACGCTGGACAAGGCGCGGCCGCGCGTCGTCGGGCTGGTCGGGGGCGCGGCACTGGCCGTCGTGATCATCCTGGTGGTGCCCGCGCCCTACCTGCCCGTGGTCGCGCTGACGGCGCTCGTCGTCGCGCTGTGGAACATGATGGCCCGGCCCGCGGTGGCCTACGCGTTCATGGTGGTCGTGACCGTCGGCTTCAACACCTCGCTGCGGCACACCGATCCGGTCCACACCTTGGTCGAGTACGCGGTGCTGACGCTCACCGCGGCGCTCATCGGCGTCCTCGTCGGCTTCGCCGTCGTTCCCGGACTGCGCCCGGAACCGCTGCGGCACCGGATCGTCACAGCGCGCAGCAAGACTGAGCGGGCGCTGCGGGCGATGACCGGGCCGGATCGGGCCGAAGCGCTCGCGCTGCACCGGGCCGCGGCGCAAGCCCGCGCCGAGCTCACCCCCGACCACGAACAACTCGACGACGACCAGCTCGCCGAGCTCGACCGCTTCCGGGCCGCCTTGCGCGACCTCTCGATGCTCGGCACCACCGCCGCCCTCGGCCGGACCGCCGACACCGAGCGGCTCAGAGCCGCGCTCGAGGCACTGGAAGCTCCCGCATCCGACGGCGAAACGCCTGCCGTACTGGAGTCGATCGTGGCCGGACTGGCCGATCAGGTCCGGACGACCGAAGCGCAGCTCCTGGACTCGCTCCCCGACCGCTGACGGTGAGCCGTTCCGCCACGAAGTGAAACGTGTTCTAATCGTGGTCCGGAAGCGGAGCAGGGATCGGAGGAATGCCGGTGCGATACGGCGTCGTGCTGTTCACCAGTGATCGCGGCATCTCGCCCGCCGAGGCCGCGCGGACCGCGGAAGAGGCCGGGTTCCACTCGTTCGCCGTCCCCGAGCACACCCACATCCCCGTGCGGCGGGACGCCGCGCACCCGGGCACGGGCACCGAGGAACTGCCCGACGACCGCTACCGGCGCACGCTCGACCCGTGGGTCGCGCTGGCGACCGCGGCTTCGGTGACGCAGCGGATCACGCTGTCCACCGCCGTCGCCCTGCCCACCGAGCACGATCCCATCACGCTGGCCAAGACGATCGCCACGCTCGACCACCTCTCCGGCGGGCGCGTCGCGCTGGGCACCGGATTCGGCTGGAACACCGACGAACTGGCCGATCACGGCATCCCGGGCGGCCGGCGCAAGACCGCGCTGCGCGAGTACCTCGGCGCCATGCGCGCGCTGTGGACGCAGGAGGAAGCGAGCTACGACGGCGAGTTCGTCAGCTTCGGCCCGAGCTGGGCCTGGCCGAAACCCGTGCGTTCAGGACACATCCCGGTGCTGCTCGGCGCGGGCGGCACGGAGCGCAACTTCGCTTGGGCGGTGCAGCACGCGGACGGGTGGATCACCACGCCGCGCGAACGCGACATCGAGGAGCGGGTGCGGCGCCTGCGGGAGCTCTGGAAGGAAGCGGGCCGGGACGGCGAGCCCGAAGTCATCGCGCTGGCGGGCAAACCCGACGCGGACACGCTGGCCGCGTGGGCGGCCTGCGGCGTGACCGAGGTCCTGTTCGGGCTGCCGGACGCGCCCGCCGAGGTCGTCACCTCCTACATCACCCGGCTGGCCGACCGGATCGGCGTCGCGGCGGCGTAGGTGGGGAGTTCGGCCACCACGCCGAAGTCCCCACCCGGAGTGCCGAGGTCAGGAGTCGTTCTCGCCGATCTGCTCCCGCACCCACTCGTGGAACGCCGCGATGTGGTGCTCGCTGGGCACGAAGACACCGCCGCGGGCGTAAGCCCGGGAATCCATCGACAGCTGGCAGCGTTCGCACGCCTCGAAGTCCTGCCGGTTGACCCGGTCGAACAGCTCGACGGAGTGGGACAGGTCGCGGCCCGATTCGACGACCTCCGGCAGGTACAGCCAGTCGCACTCGATCAGCGTCCGGTCCGGCGCCACCGGGAACATCCGGTGCAGGATCACGTGGTCCGGCACCAGGTTGACGAACACCTGGGGCCGCACGGTGATCGCGTAGTAGCGGCGGTCCTGGTGCTCGCCGATGCCGGGCAGCCGGTCGAGGCCGGCGCTGCCGTCCACGGTGAAGCCCTCGACGTCCGACCCGAACTCCGCGCCGTGCCCGACGTAGTACTGAGCGGCGAAGCCGTCGGCGAACTCCGGCAGCACCTCGGTCAGCTCCGGGTGGATCGTCGCGCAGTGGTAGCACTCCATGAAGTTCTCGATGATCTGCTTCCAGTTCGCCTTGACGTCGTAGTTGATCCGCGCGCCCAGGCTCAGCGCGGCGATGTCGTAGGCCTCGATCTCCCCCGCGTCACCGAGCCGCTCCCCGACGTCGGCGATCACGGTGTCCTCGAAGGACGGCGGCTCGTCGGCCAGGCACACCCAGGCGTAGCCCAGCCACTCGCGCAGGTGCACCCGCTTGAGCCCGAACTCGGTCCGGTCCACGTCGGGCATGCTGGTCAGGTTCGGCGCGGCGACCAGCTCGCCGTCCAGGGCGTAGGTCCAGGCGTGGTAGGGGCACTGGAAGGAGCGCTTCACCCGGCCCGACTCCTCGGTGCACAGCTGCGCGCCGCGGTGCCGGCACACGTTGAGGAAGGCGTTGAGCTCGCCGCCGCGGCCCCGGGCGACGAGCACGCTCTCCCGCCCGACCTGCACGGTGCGGAACTCACCCGGCTGGTCCAGGTCATCGCTGCGCACCGCGCAGAACCAGTGCGCCTCGAAGATGCGGGACTGCTCCAGGGCGAAGATCGCCGGATCGGTGTAGGAGTGGCCGGCCGGGGTGGCCAGCAGGCTCTGCGTCGGTCCGGTCTTCGTCATGGCAACCTCACTCCGTGGTAGGGCACCCCGTCCTGCTCCGGGGTCGGTGGGTGGGGACACGTGCCCGATCCGCACGAACGCCCGCTGCGGGATCAGCGGAGAGCCCGGCGCGGTGCGTCGCTGCGGAGTCCTCGGGGATCGAGCGGAACCGGGCGAGAACGTCGTGGGTGCGCGATGAGCACACCGTTTCTCCTCGAGGAACACACGATGAACACGGCCGGACCCGCTGTCAAGGACGTTCGCCCGTACCGCCAGCGGCGCGCGGGGGTCGACGCACCGCGGTCGGCGAGAGGCCCACGCGGCGAGCAGGCAAAACTCCGGTCGCGCACCGCGCTGGAGTGCACAAAGGACGCTCGTCGTCATCGGAATCCTTTTCCTGTCGGGTCCTCGTGTCCTTCAATGTGCAACACTTCGACTGCCGTCTCTCGGGAGGAATCGGATAATCCTGCTGCGGTAGGCACTTCCACTCCTGACGCCGCACGGACGACGGTGGTCTCCTTGACACCGGATCCCGCCCACGGCATCGTCTACCGCATTCGAAACGCCGCCGGAGCTTCCGCGCCCGGCCGTGCGTCCGGCCGCTGATCGCCGCCGAAATGCCCAGGAGAACCCGGCTCCGCTGTCCTCACCGCACCGGCGTGCTCCCTCTTCAACGCGATCGAGAGGAGGCGACGTCCCCTGGACGTCGATCCGCATGACTCCGCGAAACCCCACCACCACTGACGATCCTTCCCCGACGCCCCGGGTCGACCGCGTCGTGTTCGGCGTATCCGCGTTCCTCGCCCTGGCTTTCGTCGGCCTGGGCCTTTGGCGCACCGACCTGCTGAGCAGCATGTCCTCGTCCGCGCTCGGCTGGCTGATCACCAACGGCGGCTGGGCTTTCGTCCTCGTCGCAAGCGGTTTGGTGGTCTTCGCGCTGTGGCTGGCCGCCAGCCGCTACGGGCGGATCCCGCTCGGCGCGGACGGCGAATCACCCGAGTTCAAGACGATGTCCTGGG
This portion of the Saccharopolyspora antimicrobica genome encodes:
- a CDS encoding aromatic ring-hydroxylating oxygenase subunit alpha; amino-acid sequence: MTKTGPTQSLLATPAGHSYTDPAIFALEQSRIFEAHWFCAVRSDDLDQPGEFRTVQVGRESVLVARGRGGELNAFLNVCRHRGAQLCTEESGRVKRSFQCPYHAWTYALDGELVAAPNLTSMPDVDRTEFGLKRVHLREWLGYAWVCLADEPPSFEDTVIADVGERLGDAGEIEAYDIAALSLGARINYDVKANWKQIIENFMECYHCATIHPELTEVLPEFADGFAAQYYVGHGAEFGSDVEGFTVDGSAGLDRLPGIGEHQDRRYYAITVRPQVFVNLVPDHVILHRMFPVAPDRTLIECDWLYLPEVVESGRDLSHSVELFDRVNRQDFEACERCQLSMDSRAYARGGVFVPSEHHIAAFHEWVREQIGENDS